The DNA segment GTTCTTtccaaaaaaggaaagaaaaaaattgacaCTAAGTTAGCTACATaattagtatttatttataaaaaagataattggaaaataaaaaagaagtcTAAGAAATTGAAGTTGAATAGTAAGAAAACTGAACATTCTATTAGAAATTTAgagtaaatttattaattttaggaATTATAATGTATGGTTTAAGTTGTGGAGTATTTGGTAGATATAATAATAAGATGTAACCTACTTTAATAATTCTCCCAAAAATGCATGACCGATAAAAGTTGTAATAAAACCTGTAAGCACAAGTTTTCAACATTCATCTTCAATTAGACACAACTCGTTTTCAGTAATGTTTACTTATGTATCGATCTCAGTCTCTGGTTCTAGCAATCTGCACAAAGAGATGCATGCGAACATGTCAAAGAGAAGAGAACTAACGAAACTCATCTCAGGTTTATCAAACACACCATTAGCAGTTAATGGGACGTTGTTGTTGACATTTGTCCGAAGTTAGCCCGTTTACATTTATCCTCTTTTTAATTATAGTTGGGTACTTAAATTTCTCTCtggtttagtgttgattagtATCTGACAAATGAGTCAATATGACCATGAGGAATGGCAAGAAGCTACGACAACTAGCTAGCAACAACTATGAATGGAAGAACAATTATAGAAATGTATAAGACCAactccaacccacctctatttttatttctatatttttttctaaatataaaaattctattatagaagtgaatttgctccaatgtatgcttctataatagagtttctctatttataggagaaaatatagagatttgttatttttatctctaaatataattaaaggtaaaaagtaaaattcctctatattttcttctaaaatagagaaaatctattatagaggcatacattggagcaaatccacctctataatagagatctctattttaaaggaaaatatagagatatacattggagatgctctaagaatATTTCAAGTAAAAAAAACTGCAACTATAACTACTGAGAATCTACAAGACTCAGTTCCAATCAATTAAAAGAGCAGATCAACAAAGCAAGAGAGATAACACAAAGCCATACAAATTTCTTTCTTTGAGGTATATGTATTTGCCAATATTTGGTCTCTTTGTTCTGGTTAATGTCTTGtagttgtatattttttttcttctttttacgTTCACAATCTCTATGGTTACTTCATGTTATTATTTGCTTTAGTTTTCTTCTAAaatcatatttcatttttattttctctttcatttttaaagtattttattaatgGATCTTTGTTGATTAAGCAAAAAGCAGACCCTGAGAAGATGTCTTCACCGCAAAGCTCAACTTCATCATCCTCCCCTCCGTCTTCCCTCCCCAACGGCGTCACCGCTGGAGCAAACAACCCTAACCGTGAAGAGCCTACGGTGACGTCGACCCAACAACCCAACTCCGACGCCACCACTGGAGCAAACAACCCTAACCGTGAAGAGCCTGCGGTGACGTCGACCCGACAACCCAACCCCGTTGCTGTTCCGTCGCCCCACCGTTGCCACGACCCAAATGCTGAAGTGGTAGCGTTACGTCCAAGGACTTTCTTAGCGGCGGGCATATGCGAATTGTGCGGCAAAGAATTTACACAAGAACAGATTCGAGATTTTAACAGGTGAGAACCCCACAATCCATAAAGGAGATAAAAGTGAGGAGAAGTGGAAATGCGAGTAATGCTTGTCTGCAACATAAATCTATCTCTAAGACTTGTTATACCATCTTTTCTATTTAAACTATGTATTGTCTTTTTAACATttgcacccaaaaaaaaactattgtgtttcttattttctttcaaTAATGTTTGTTTCCTTTGATAATTTTCGTTTTCAATGATGTTGTTCGTATTATTGATCATATCAAATGATAGTACATTAAAACTATAGTGTGACAAGTAATTTCAAGcccagaaaaaaatataattttttgggtTCACGTAGAAGAAGAGGGCGAGAAACATTTAGATGATGTGACAAGTAACCTCGGTTCCTTTTCGAGAACAAGAACAACCACCATCCCCATTATCAATAGATTCAATACTATTTGTAGCAAGTAATCTCGGTCATTTTGGAATGTGAGTGACGTTTCAACGCTTATTCGACGTTTAAGTTAGATTAAGAGACCAAGTGagctgaacaaaaaaaaaagggaccAAGTGATTGGTCGGACCGTCGGAGAACCAAATATCATGGagacaaaataaatatgttaacttGTTTTAGATGATGTATAACTTAACTAACAATGGGCTTTTACATTTAGACATATCCTACTCATACCATATCAGATTAATATACTGTTAATGAATAAGCTAATATCTTCAATTTGATATTTTCAATGGACAAATCATACTCTTTTGTTATCTTAATGTAAcgataagaaaataataatgatcATCCCATTGAAGAACAGCAGATCCCATGCTACGCTCTCTCTTGAGCTGCTCCTTAAACAACAGCATTTTTAACTCTTCTTGCTCTGATATCGCTCTTAGTAAATTGAATCTGTAAAATTCCAATATGACCGAGATTAATATGGAATTCAATCTAAGAAATAAATACTATACGCgtgatattatatttatttaataaatgtaCGTATACACACACTAGTGCATGATAATTTGTTAATTATGCTCCATCAGTTTCTTGAATATGtatgttttaagattttattttgtttcacaaAGTTGAATTTATTCAATTTTCTATGCATGTTTCATTTCCTAATTGACTCAAACCAATTAGTTTCAACAGAATATAAATCTtagttaaaataacaaaaaaatttaattatagattGAAGTTAAATCTGGCACTGCAAATGATTGTGTAAAACccacaaaacacaaaaaatatatagaaacgaaACTTCTCGAGAAGATCGGCCTTACTTTGATCGCTGGATTCTTCTTATCCAGTACAATCCCATCTTTTAATAGTTGACCACTGATTCAATGACTATGACTCTATGAGGAAGGGCTAAAAGGTACAACAACTAATTACCATAGCAACAACCATGaaagaattttgtttttatcgatgggataaaataaacataaatgtcataatttaaatttctttctggttttgttttgattaatagctGACCAATGAGTCAATGCCCATGAGGAAGGGCTAGAAGAAAcgtataacattttttttcttttaagaaaattaggGAAAGTAAAAACTGCAGCTATCTGTATACTGAGAATCTACAAGTCTCATTTCCAATTATTAAAAGAGCAGAGTAACAAagcaagaaagaaaaacaaagccatacaattatttttctttgaGGTATTACTATATGCATATGTTTATATTTGTCAATGTTTGGTCTCTTTTTTCTGGTTAGTATTGTCTTtgtagttatatatattttcttcttttcctatCTCTAATCTCTATGGTTACTTCATGTTCTTCTTATTATTTGCTTCGATTTTCTTCTAAATCATATTCCATTTTTATATTCTCTTTCATTTTCAAAGTATTTTATTCTTGGATCTTTGTTGTTTAAGCAAAAAAACAAACCCTGAAAAGATGTCTTCATCGCACAAcaactcaacttcatcatcCTCCACTCAGTCTTCCCTCCCCGCCGGCGCCGCCACCAGAGCAAACAACTTGAACCGCAAGAGACGGCGATGACGTCGACCCAACAACCCAACTCCATCCGTTGGTGGATGAGTACTGAGTACATATGTGAAGTGTGcggcaaaaaaattaaaagagaaCAGACTCGAGATCTTCACATGAGAGGACACAACCTTCCATTTACATTACCTCGTCGTCGAAACTGATAAGAAGTGGAAATGCGAGTAATGCTATAAGCGTTATGATGTTCAATCTATATCTCCAAAAAGCTATCTCTAAGACTTGTTATACCATCTTTATAAACTATGTATCGTCTTTCTTGGTTTCTTTCAATAATATTTGTACCATCTTTCTCGATGTGAATGATCTTTAAATTTACTAAACTTCATAAGATCTTAAACCAATATTCATAAGAccttaatgttcaaaaaatatcttaaaccAATATTTTATTAGCTTTTATATAGGAGTATCGGTTcatctaaaaaaaatgttaataaatattataaatataatttgtgtTGATATGTAACTTATTTTATACAACAAGTCAGACACTTAATCAGCTAAATTGTATTTAGActaaaaagtttatttataaaaagataattggaaaataaaaaagaagtctaaaataaaattgagtaaatttataagttttaggGATTATAATGTACTATGGTTTAAAATTTGGAGTATTTGGTAGATATAATAATAAGGTGTAAGATACTTTAATAATTCTCACAAATATGCATGACCGATAATAGTCGTAATAAAACCTGTAAGCACAAGTTTTGAGCTTTTATCTTCGATTAGAGACAAATCGTTTTCAGTAATGTTTGTATCGATCTCGGTCTCTTGTTCTAGCAATCTTCAGAAAGAGATGCGAACATGTCAGAGAGATCAGAAAACTAATGAAACTCGCTTCAGGTTATCAAACACGCGAAAAAGCAGTTAATTTGACTTTGTTGACATGTTGTCCGAAGTTAGCCCATTTACATTTATCCTCTTTTTAATTCTAATTGGGTATTTAAATTTTCTCTCTGATTTAGTATGTAGCTGACCAATGTGACCATGAGGAAGCTACAACTAACTAGCTAGCAACAACCATGGGAAAAACAATTATAGAAACGTctgagaatattattttaaaagaaaattagggAAAGTAAAAAACTGCTGCTATATATATTGAGAATCTACAAGACTCAGTTCCAATCATTAAAAGAGCAGAGTACCAAAGCAGTAGAGAATAACAAAGCCATACAAGTATTTTCTTTGAAGTATGTGTATTTGCATATGCATACATTTGCCAATATTTGGTCTCTTTGTTATAGTTAATGTCttgtagttataaatatatatattttttcttttcatgtcCTTAGTCTCTATGGTTTACTTCGTGTTCTTCTTATTATTTGCTTCGGTTTTCTTCTATATcatatatcaattttattttctctttcgtcttttaaagtattttattaatgGATCTTTGTTGTTTAAGCAAAAAACAGACCGTGATCGATCGCGAAGATGTCTTCATCACCCCGCGACAGCTCAGTTTCATCATCCTCCACTCCGTCTTCCACCACCGGATCAAACAACCCTAACCGTGAAGAGCCGGCGGTGACGTCGACCCAACAACCCAACTCCGTTGCTCTTCCGTTGAACCACATTTGCCACGACCCAAATGCTGAAGTGGTAGCGTTACGTCCAAGGACGTTCTTAGAGGCGGGCAAATGTATATTGTGCGGCAAAGAATTTACACAAGAACAGATTCGAGACATATAGCTGAGGAGAGAGGTCGAAAATGCGAGTAATGCTATTAAGCGTTACGATGTTCAATCTCTCTGCAAAAAGCTATCTCATAAGACTTATGATACCATCTTTTTCTATTTAAACTAATGTCTTCTTGGTCTCTTTCAATATCTATACCGTCTTTCTCGATGTGACTGTCGTACCATCTTTCTATAATAACTAATGTTTCCACTTTCTTGGTTCCATTCAATAATATAACATCAAATGAGAATGCATTAAAACTATGGTGTGACAAGTAATTCCAAGCGTAGAAACTAATAAATTCCCGAGTCCATAATCTTAAAAATTGAACAGAACTAATAACTTTGTTCTGTTAAATCGATCTTTAAATTTACTAAATTTCATAACACCTTAAACCAATATTTTATTAGCTTTTATCTAGGACCCGTTCATCTGACAAAACatgttaataaatattataaaataaattattggtGTTGAAATATTACACTGTAACATTCTATAAGAAATCTAGAGTAAATTTATAAGTTGAAGGGATTATAATGTATGGTTTAAATTTTGGAGTATATGGTAGATATTTAACACATTCGCCggctaaaaaaaaaagcacattTAATTAATGGGCCTTGTCAATAACTGGGCCGATACAAACTTTATATCTGAgcccaaaaaaaaagtagatttaaCAACAACGAAGTAAGCAAATCCCTCTTCTTCAAAGGCTGCTGCAGTGAAACAGAAAGGCGACGACGAAGGGTTTGTtcaattagggtttttttttgcGAATCGCAGCTTCTTCGAAGAGAAGAGATGAGCCGGAGCTTGGGGATACCAGTGAAGCTTCTTCACGAGTCTTCGGGTCATACGGTGACGGTGGAGCTGAAGAGCGGCGAGCTGTACAGAGGAAACCTGCTCGAGTGTGAGGATAACTGGAACTGCCAGCTCGAGAACATCACCTACACCGCCAAGGTAGtaatctcttctcttctttctccgtAGACTTATTGAACTGCTGATTTAGATCCTAGATTTGGTGAGAAATTGAAATTTAGCTTCTTTGTGAGATTGTTGCTTGTTGCCTTTGATTAGCTTAAACAGTGATCCATTAGTGATTTTTCAAAGAACGTGTGGTCTTATGAGTTATATAAGTGTATCTCTACTTATGTAGAATCATATGATTGATGACTCTAAGATTGAGTTCTGATTCGTTAATTTCAAGattgtatatgtttttttatcttgAAGTGATATGTTCTATTTTGGATGAAGTTTATATCTTGTGTTGATGATTGTTAGTATAATACTGAAACTTTTTGTTTGTGGCTTTTTGGGATCCTTTGGAACAGGATGGTAAGGTATCACAGCTTGAGCATGTCTTCATCAGAGGCAGCAAAGTCAGGTGCTGTTTGTaaactctttttgttttctagttATTCTACTTTGTTGGAGCATTCATTGTCAACTTAGCTGACTTACATAAGTGACATTTTGACAGGTTTATAGTGATACCAGACATGCTGAAGAATGCTCCAATGTTCAGCCGAGCAAATGCTAAAATCAAGGTAAAATTCTATAATCCATCAAACCCATGTATGTTTCAAGGTAACAACGTCTTGTCTATTTTGATTTAATGCAGGGAAAGAGCTCAATAGGTGTAGGCAGAGGTAGACCTGCAATGCGAGGCAGAGTAAGTTGTTCTCCCTCTCTTAAGTCCTTTCTGTTtctgttttacattttaaaaaaaacacaactgaTTCAAATATTGGTCGTGTCATCAATGCTCAGGGTACTGGGCGTGGAACAGGAGGAAGGGGAGGCGCACCACCTGTGAGGAGATAAGCTCTTCGGCTATCAGACAATTATATTCAGCATTCAGGAGAAGCAGCCATCTTCAGCTTTTCGTTTATGCATTTTGGGTACACAGTAACTAGAACTCCTACAAGATGACAGccagagagagaaaaagactaTTGGTGTGTTTGGGTTTAGTTACTGTGATGTTTGAAACGTTGTCCGTCTGTTTTTCCGACATAATGGTTATGGATTGTCATTTGGTTAGAAACCAGAAGAGGATGATCTGATGGTTTCTAAATTTCGatataaaattactaaacagCGATTTTATTACTTTAGTTGCTAATCGAACAGAAGATGGTCGAGAACAAACGGAGAAAGACACAAGTACAGTAGGAGATATAATAATCAGTATAGGTAGTTGTAAAATGATGAAATCGGTAGATCATGGTTTCGTCGACGCAATATGACCACGACGTGAACGGCTTCGCCTTGCCCCTATAGCATGAAAACCCTCTGAAAAGACGGGCAACCTTGTGAGAAATGATGAAATTGGAAAAGTTTTGAATAGAGCTTCTAAATGGGTTTTGTGTTTgattaaactgaaaaataaaagaagtaaaCACAAGGACACACAGCTTGACTTACGGACTCTGATAGCTGAAACGAACGAGATCTCAGGAGAAAACAAAAGCAGTAACAACCACAGACACATTTTGGTAATAGTCCCACCACATCCTCTTCGATCCATTTTCTCTTTGTTTGGTAGTAAAACTGATTACACAAGCGTCTTTTTATACAAGTCTTTTGCATCTGATTCTTTTTAAAACGTCTTCCGTCTCAGAACACGTTTTATCAAGTCAACGGGCGCTATAGTCGAAGATTAATTCAAAGTCATTTTGAAcgatgaatttttttattcatattgaGAAGAGGTCATCATGGACGgggacattaaaaaaaaaaactatctagTCAAATGCCGTGACGTTAGCGTACGATGATAAAGACtccaatattattattattcttcaaGCAACGAGAATGAAAAGATAATTTCGAAACCAATACTTGTGAGCAACTAATGTTGCTGCTCTCTCTCCTGAACCTTCTTTGGTTTTATTACAGGAGAAGAAAACCAGCTGGTTCAGTTCTTGAAGCATAACTAAACTTGGAAGTGTTGTATTTCCTGTATAGACCTGTTAGCTTCCCTGTCCCTGCCTCGTGATGCAAACCAGCCATCTTCCTCGGAACATTCACTGTATTGGAACCAGAACCTGTAatggaattttttttcaaattatttcagTAAAAGTTTCTTAATTAGGTGAGGTTCTTACATGAGCTTTTCGTCAGAATAGCCTGTGTAGAACTCGCAGGTTTTGCTTCACTCCTCGAACTCTTTAAGCGTGGACTGAGCAGTGTAGATCGCTGATGTAGCTAACTGGGAAGGAGCATACTGAAGCATCTCGTACTCTACTAAGCAAAGTTCGATGATGAAGAACTGACAGAAGCTCAACCTGAAAAAAAATGGTTGATTGAGTTCTCAACACTTGTTTTGAAGTCACTGTCTAGTAGTATTGAAGGAGGTGCCAAAAGTGGTTGGTCAGTTTGATATATGGATGCTTTTCCAAGTCAGTTTTTCTATATATGTATGCTTCCAAACTCCTTGTGTTAAAAACCAAACAAGAAGTACACACAGATAAGAaaacattacaattttttttaaatccaacactaaaaaatattttaattgcgAGTCTCAGTGCTTCTGTCTACCTACCTAATCAAATCGAATTCGTAGAGAGCtaataataaaagtaaaagataataattattAAGAGTACGTTTATCATCCAGACACACACAAACGGCTCATCATACATAAAAATG comes from the Brassica napus cultivar Da-Ae chromosome A7, Da-Ae, whole genome shotgun sequence genome and includes:
- the LOC106421685 gene encoding small nuclear ribonucleoprotein SmD3b, which translates into the protein MSRSLGIPVKLLHESSGHTVTVELKSGELYRGNLLECEDNWNCQLENITYTAKDGKVSQLEHVFIRGSKVRFIVIPDMLKNAPMFSRANAKIKGKSSIGVGRGRPAMRGRGTGRGTGGRGGAPPVRR